Part of the Tepidisphaeraceae bacterium genome is shown below.
GGACATCACCGAAGTGGAAAACGACCCGATCATCGGCGGCCCGGCAGTCCGTATCGGCATCTTCCTCAGCGTCTTCAACGTCCACGTCAACCGCAGCCCGTGCGACGGCAAGGTGATCGACGTGCGCTACAAGACCGGCAAGTTCATCAACGCCTTAAAGCACGACGTGGTGTCGGATCAGAACGAGAGCAACACGATCGTGATGGCCGAGCCCAACGGCACCGAGCCGGTGGTGGTGGTGAAGCAGATCGTCGGACTCATTGCCCGGCGCATCATCTGCACGGTCAACGTGAACGACCAGGTCAAGCGCGGCGACCGCATCGGCATGATCAAGTTCGGCAGCCGCACGGAACTCACGATCTCCAAGAAGCTGCAACCGATGGTCA
Proteins encoded:
- a CDS encoding phosphatidylserine decarboxylase, which produces MLIGTVVLALTAAALGFVWWPLALIVVPVLVFLFAFFRDPDRAVPVEQMAVVSPADGKVSDITEVENDPIIGGPAVRIGIFLSVFNVHVNRSPCDGKVIDVRYKTGKFINALKHDVVSDQNESNTIVMAEPNGTEPVVVVKQIVGLIARRIICTVNVNDQVKRGDRIGMIKFGSRTELTISKKLQPMVKCKVGQTVKGVVDVLAMLGEPIHTTIPASDTGTEGEPIVGRTTPA